In Sphingobacterium sp. R2, the genomic stretch TCCATGAACCTGAAGTGTTCCTGTTACGTTAAGCGTATAATTACCGTCTTTTGTTAATTTGTCCGCATTTTCGACTTTGCCTTTAAATTCTGATAGGGGATATTTGTCACTTTCCATGTAGTTTTCATTGAAATGCTCCTGCATCAGCTTTTTGTCAAATTGAAAAGATGTATTTTTTACTCTAAAAATGATGTCTCCGGTTTGAAGGTTTATAGCCGAAGCGCCTAATGTACTTTTAGCTTCAATGTTCTCTAAAGGGGCGCTACTAAAAAAGGTAATGCTGTTTTCTTTTGAAACAAGGTAGGTCTTTTGTTGAGCAAATGTCCCCACGCTGATAAGCATCATGAAGAGCACCATGTAAATGTTAATTTTTTTCATATTGATATCATTAATTTTCAGGTGAATTTCTCTTTATCCATGCATCAAGCAGTTCTATTTCTTTTGCAGTTAGCGCCCCGCCTATCGGCATGGATTTGGTGACCAGTACAGCGTTGTTAATTCTTGCGATGTTGTCTTTTACGGAAGTATAGCCATTAAATGTCCATCGTCCGCTAGCCGAACGTCCTGTTCCGTGGCATGAACTACATTTGCTTTCGAAAAGAGCTTTAGAAAAATTCGTATACGATACATTCTCGGCTGTCACCGTTTCAGTACCGTTATCTGGATTGGTCGTAAGTTCCTGCGCCTGCTTTTTCGTACAGGCGGAGAAAGTGAGAGCCGATATGGTTAAGAGCGAAATGACGAAGTGATG encodes the following:
- a CDS encoding YceI family protein, whose protein sequence is MKKINIYMVLFMMLISVGTFAQQKTYLVSKENSITFFSSAPLENIEAKSTLGASAINLQTGDIIFRVKNTSFQFDKKLMQEHFNENYMESDKYPLSEFKGKVENADKLTKDGNYTLNVTGTLQVHGVTKSYSTKVECTVKNGTIRAISNFQVRLADHKITIPSIVGKKIAEVVKITIDATYKP
- a CDS encoding cytochrome c, coding for MAKTHKTAIPCLIAYHHFVISLLTISALTFSACTKKQAQELTTNPDNGTETVTAENVSYTNFSKALFESKCSSCHGTGRSASGRWTFNGYTSVKDNIARINNAVLVTKSMPIGGALTAKEIELLDAWIKRNSPEN